In Bernardetia sp., a genomic segment contains:
- a CDS encoding pseudouridine synthase: protein MRYFIIYKPYQMLCQFSKEGDKETLADLPFDFPKDIYPVGRLDTDSEGLLILTNDKKLNHKLLNPQFAHKRTYYVQVDGQIHKAAIQHLEEGITIRVKKKDYFTKPAKAEIISEPNLPPRNPPVRYRASIPTSWISLTLTEGKNRQVRHMTAAVKFPTLRLVRFAIEGIELGEMQSGDIIELSGTELYEKLGMKS, encoded by the coding sequence ATGCGTTATTTCATTATTTATAAGCCCTATCAAATGCTTTGTCAGTTTTCTAAGGAGGGCGACAAAGAAACACTAGCAGATTTGCCCTTCGATTTTCCAAAAGACATTTATCCAGTGGGAAGACTAGACACAGACAGTGAAGGACTTCTTATTCTGACCAACGATAAAAAGCTCAATCATAAACTTTTAAATCCTCAATTTGCTCACAAACGCACATATTATGTACAGGTAGATGGACAAATCCATAAAGCTGCGATTCAGCATTTAGAAGAAGGCATTACAATTCGTGTCAAAAAGAAGGACTATTTTACCAAACCTGCTAAGGCAGAAATTATTAGTGAACCAAACCTACCTCCACGTAATCCTCCTGTGCGTTACCGTGCTTCTATTCCTACCTCTTGGATTTCTCTTACTCTTACAGAAGGAAAAAATAGACAAGTAAGGCACATGACAGCAGCCGTAAAGTTTCCTACATTGAGACTAGTACGTTTTGCTATTGAAGGAATTGAGCTTGGAGAAATGCAATCTGGAGACATTATAGAGCTTTCTGGCACAGAACTTTATGAAAAATTGGGAATGAAATCATAA
- a CDS encoding leucine-rich repeat domain-containing protein, which translates to MKEYKRDIIIIFSAFALVMIASIIFRMFIGKALFHSIFSDVLLLLITGVASCIIAASYAVFFILKKKFLVQFRKSYSIIFASLCVLICCSLVYNIYEHQESIKKYGTSIGYDGTLEERLEHGIKTNKNWQQDSSLFISDAKDSVLPSNIQKFQHIKSLYISETNIKTLPKELSKFQNLTRLSLSNNKIDTLPEVIFELEQLQELTLGNNNLKYISPNIKKLQNLKFLILWGQLVGGESNTNLPKEIGELKNLTILSLSVPNTDALPQNLKNAENIYSLTLADTRFDEFPPLIFEMTNLEHLTLFFDFGTILPPIPDDFQKLTKLKSFTIRGCNRTPEQKERLQELLPSLEIEW; encoded by the coding sequence ATGAAAGAATACAAAAGAGACATTATCATAATTTTTAGTGCTTTTGCTTTGGTAATGATAGCTTCTATCATTTTTCGTATGTTCATTGGTAAAGCACTTTTCCATAGTATTTTCTCTGATGTCCTGTTACTCTTGATAACAGGAGTAGCTTCTTGTATCATAGCTGCTTCATACGCTGTTTTTTTTATCTTAAAGAAGAAATTTTTAGTTCAGTTTCGGAAGTCATACTCTATTATTTTTGCAAGTCTTTGTGTATTAATTTGTTGTTCGCTTGTCTATAATATTTATGAACATCAAGAAAGTATAAAAAAGTATGGAACTAGTATTGGCTATGATGGAACGCTTGAAGAAAGGCTAGAACACGGTATAAAAACAAATAAAAATTGGCAACAAGATAGTAGTTTGTTTATTAGTGACGCTAAAGATTCTGTCTTACCATCAAATATTCAAAAATTTCAACACATAAAATCTTTATATATTTCAGAAACAAATATCAAAACTCTACCCAAAGAACTATCAAAATTTCAGAACCTTACTAGATTGTCTTTATCAAATAATAAAATAGACACACTTCCAGAAGTTATCTTTGAATTGGAGCAGTTACAAGAATTGACATTAGGAAATAATAATCTCAAATACATTTCGCCCAACATAAAGAAGTTACAAAATTTAAAATTCTTGATTCTTTGGGGTCAATTAGTAGGAGGAGAATCTAATACAAACCTACCAAAAGAAATTGGAGAACTTAAAAATCTCACAATTCTTTCATTGTCTGTTCCAAATACCGATGCCCTACCCCAAAACCTCAAGAATGCAGAAAATATTTATAGTTTGACCCTTGCAGATACTAGGTTTGATGAGTTTCCACCTCTGATTTTTGAAATGACTAACTTAGAACATCTAACGCTATTTTTTGACTTTGGCACAATACTTCCACCTATTCCAGATGACTTCCAGAAGCTAACAAAACTAAAATCATTTACTATCAGAGGTTGTAATAGAACTCCTGAACAAAAAGAAAGGCTACAAGAATTATTACCAAGTTTAGAGATTGAATGGTAA
- a CDS encoding electron transfer flavoprotein subunit alpha/FixB family protein: MSVLVYIEADNNAVKKSSLEALTYAAKMSAGDVTALVTDKAEGLEDLGKYGVKTVLQVSDDKLSTRPVSAIASAIAAAAQKVGANAVVMSRSSTVDAAAPRVGVKLKATVASNVVALPQTDNGFVVRRGVYTGKAFADTKLEGEIKILTIAKNAIGVEETGSGAATVEAFSPEYGAKDFAVKVTDVKKQEGDILLPEADLVVSAGRGLKGPENWDMIENLAKTLGAATACSKPVSDMDWRPHHEHVGQTGIKVAPSLYIAVGISGAIQHLAGVNSSKTIVVINKDEEAPFFKSADYGVVGDAFDVVPKLQAALEKAGI; this comes from the coding sequence ATGTCAGTTTTAGTATATATAGAAGCAGATAATAATGCAGTAAAGAAGTCGTCTTTAGAGGCTTTAACGTATGCTGCAAAAATGAGTGCAGGTGATGTAACAGCTTTAGTTACAGACAAAGCAGAAGGTTTGGAAGACCTAGGAAAATATGGTGTAAAAACGGTTTTGCAAGTAAGTGATGACAAACTTTCTACTCGTCCAGTAAGTGCTATCGCTAGTGCTATTGCAGCAGCAGCACAGAAAGTAGGAGCAAATGCAGTAGTAATGTCTCGCTCTTCTACCGTAGATGCAGCAGCACCAAGAGTAGGTGTAAAATTAAAAGCAACAGTAGCTTCAAACGTTGTAGCTCTTCCTCAAACAGACAATGGTTTTGTTGTTCGTAGAGGTGTTTATACAGGAAAAGCATTTGCAGACACAAAACTAGAAGGAGAAATCAAAATTCTTACGATTGCTAAAAATGCTATCGGTGTAGAAGAAACAGGAAGTGGCGCAGCTACAGTAGAAGCATTTAGTCCAGAATACGGAGCTAAAGATTTTGCTGTTAAAGTAACTGATGTTAAGAAACAAGAAGGAGATATTTTATTACCAGAAGCAGATTTAGTTGTTTCGGCTGGTCGTGGACTTAAAGGTCCTGAAAATTGGGATATGATTGAAAACCTTGCTAAAACATTGGGTGCAGCAACAGCTTGTTCAAAACCTGTTTCTGATATGGATTGGAGACCTCACCACGAACACGTAGGTCAGACAGGAATCAAAGTCGCTCCTTCATTGTATATTGCAGTAGGTATTTCTGGAGCTATTCAGCACCTTGCTGGAGTAAACTCTTCTAAAACGATTGTAGTAATTAATAAAGACGAGGAAGCTCCATTCTTCAAGTCTGCTGACTACGGTGTTGTAGGAGATGCTTTTGATGTTGTTCCTAAGCTTCAAGCTGCTTTAGAAAAAGCTGGAATATAA
- the metK gene encoding methionine adenosyltransferase, giving the protein MAYLFTSESVSEGHPDKISDQISDAVLDAMLAQDPKSRVACETLVTTGLAVVAGEVTTKAYVDISEVARKTIQKIGYNSDKYRFDAESCGVVVTLHSQSPDIAQGVDRENEDQGAGDQGMMFGYATKETPEYMPMALAFSHRIVKELAKIRKEESDLMPYLRPDAKAQVTIQYDDNNQPVHVHTVVVSTQHDDFDTEANMLAKINEDVKNIVIPRVISKDLITDNTVFHINPTGKFVIGGPHGDAGLTGRKIIVDTYGGKGAHGGGAFSGKDSSKVDRSAAYATRHIAKNLVAAGIADEALVQVAYAIGVAKPVSLSVETYGTSKVDLTDGQIAEKLNEIFDMRPSAIIERLGLTNPIFSPTAAYGHMGRESYSEKVTFSTIKTEQKGNVTSQTTTVEEREVEFFTWEKLDYVDKIKDAFKSAMKAVEA; this is encoded by the coding sequence ATGGCTTATTTGTTCACTTCTGAATCTGTATCTGAAGGACACCCAGATAAAATCTCTGACCAAATCTCTGACGCTGTATTGGATGCAATGCTTGCTCAAGACCCAAAATCAAGAGTAGCTTGTGAAACGCTTGTAACTACTGGACTTGCCGTAGTGGCTGGTGAAGTAACAACAAAAGCGTATGTTGATATTTCTGAAGTAGCTCGCAAAACAATTCAAAAAATTGGTTACAATAGCGATAAATATCGTTTTGATGCTGAATCTTGTGGTGTTGTAGTTACACTTCATAGCCAGTCTCCAGATATTGCACAAGGTGTGGACAGAGAAAACGAAGACCAAGGTGCAGGCGACCAAGGAATGATGTTTGGTTATGCTACTAAAGAAACTCCTGAGTATATGCCAATGGCACTTGCTTTCTCTCACCGAATTGTAAAAGAACTTGCCAAAATTCGTAAAGAAGAATCTGATTTGATGCCTTATTTACGTCCAGATGCAAAGGCACAAGTTACTATCCAGTATGATGACAACAATCAGCCTGTTCACGTACATACAGTAGTAGTTTCTACTCAACACGATGATTTTGATACGGAAGCAAATATGCTTGCTAAAATCAATGAAGATGTGAAGAACATCGTTATTCCTCGTGTTATTTCTAAAGACTTAATTACAGACAATACTGTTTTCCATATCAACCCAACAGGAAAATTCGTTATTGGAGGTCCTCACGGAGATGCTGGTCTTACAGGACGTAAAATTATCGTTGATACGTATGGAGGAAAAGGCGCACACGGTGGAGGTGCTTTCTCTGGAAAAGATTCTTCTAAAGTAGATAGAAGTGCTGCTTACGCAACTCGTCATATTGCTAAAAACTTAGTAGCTGCTGGTATTGCAGATGAAGCTCTTGTACAAGTAGCGTATGCAATCGGTGTAGCAAAACCAGTTTCTCTTTCTGTTGAAACCTACGGAACTTCTAAAGTAGATTTGACAGACGGACAAATTGCAGAAAAATTAAACGAAATCTTTGATATGCGTCCTTCTGCTATCATTGAGCGTTTAGGACTTACTAACCCAATTTTCTCTCCTACAGCTGCTTACGGACACATGGGACGTGAATCGTATTCAGAAAAAGTAACTTTCTCTACTATCAAAACAGAACAGAAAGGAAATGTTACTAGCCAAACTACAACAGTAGAAGAGCGTGAAGTAGAGTTCTTTACGTGGGAAAAATTAGATTATGTAGATAAAATCAAAGATGCTTTTAAAAGCGCAATGAAAGCTGTTGAAGCATAA
- a CDS encoding 4'-phosphopantetheinyl transferase family protein, whose translation MPLQILEKTPQHLVAIWQITETTSFFEDQLPKEDKEYVNSKYSVASSNEKLQQRQIEKKLERLAVRLSVKTLVKKLHLDYTFLDKTPTGKPFLSENTNLNLSISHDFPYCAAIIDIEKEVGIDIQSQVSKISRVFPRVMSEREQKNAQNLATQTLFWSAKEALYKYADIEGLFFKEDLNVKFDSKNQLLGRIKSNILPTQWLPLSYHNFSNPNNDFVVVWL comes from the coding sequence TACAAATTTTAGAAAAAACTCCCCAACATTTGGTTGCTATTTGGCAAATCACAGAAACTACTTCTTTTTTTGAAGACCAACTTCCAAAGGAAGACAAGGAATATGTAAATAGCAAGTATTCAGTAGCTAGTTCTAATGAAAAATTACAGCAAAGACAGATAGAAAAAAAACTGGAGCGTTTGGCCGTTCGTTTATCAGTCAAAACTTTGGTAAAGAAACTACATTTAGACTATACATTTTTAGACAAAACTCCAACAGGAAAACCTTTTTTGAGTGAAAATACAAATCTCAACTTGTCTATCTCTCACGATTTCCCTTATTGTGCAGCTATTATAGATATAGAAAAAGAAGTTGGCATTGATATTCAATCACAAGTTTCCAAAATCAGCCGAGTTTTTCCTCGTGTCATGAGCGAAAGAGAACAAAAAAACGCTCAAAACTTAGCTACTCAAACTTTGTTTTGGTCAGCCAAAGAAGCCTTGTACAAATATGCAGATATTGAAGGACTTTTCTTTAAAGAAGATTTGAATGTTAAGTTCGACAGTAAAAATCAACTGTTGGGACGAATCAAAAGCAATATACTTCCTACACAATGGCTTCCTTTATCGTATCACAATTTTAGCAATCCAAATAATGATTTTGTTGTTGTTTGGTTATGA
- a CDS encoding electron transfer flavoprotein subunit beta/FixA family protein, which produces MNILVCICHVPDTTTKIKFNGTELDKNGVQFIIGPYDDYALARAVELKDASGGKLTVLNVGEADTEPTIRKALAIGADNAVRINAHPKDAYFVAEQIAAYAKDKNFDMILMGREASDYNGGQVHGMVAEMLDMPCVAPCMTLEVNGNVAKMGREIEGGKEYVECEMPFVAGCQEPIAEWKIPNMRGIMMARKKPLEVIEPTTESAPTEVVNYELPAERGNVKMIDADNLDELVRLLKEEAKVL; this is translated from the coding sequence ATGAACATATTAGTTTGCATTTGTCATGTACCTGACACAACAACAAAAATTAAATTTAATGGTACAGAATTAGATAAAAACGGCGTACAGTTTATTATTGGGCCTTATGATGATTATGCGCTTGCTCGTGCCGTAGAACTTAAAGATGCAAGTGGAGGAAAACTTACTGTCCTCAATGTAGGAGAAGCAGATACAGAACCTACTATCCGTAAAGCATTGGCTATCGGAGCAGACAACGCTGTTCGTATCAATGCACACCCTAAAGATGCTTATTTCGTAGCAGAACAAATTGCAGCGTATGCAAAAGATAAAAACTTTGATATGATTTTGATGGGACGTGAGGCAAGTGATTACAACGGTGGACAAGTACACGGAATGGTAGCTGAAATGTTAGATATGCCTTGTGTTGCACCTTGTATGACCCTTGAAGTAAATGGTAATGTTGCCAAAATGGGACGTGAGATTGAAGGAGGAAAAGAGTATGTAGAGTGTGAAATGCCATTTGTAGCAGGTTGTCAAGAGCCAATTGCAGAGTGGAAAATCCCTAACATGCGTGGAATTATGATGGCTCGTAAGAAGCCATTAGAGGTTATTGAACCTACAACAGAATCTGCTCCAACAGAAGTTGTTAATTATGAACTACCTGCAGAGCGTGGTAATGTAAAAATGATTGATGCAGATAACCTTGACGAGCTTGTAAGACTCTTGAAAGAAGAAGCGAAAGTTCTATAA